In a single window of the Sandaracinaceae bacterium genome:
- a CDS encoding PC4/YdbC family ssDNA-binding protein, with product MSGKIIQIPLFVERGRSAPADPPRTQSRYDAVSDPEAAEIGHALLAQLRDEPLTFTQQALLAQAESDAREDRRAPTPVIDESHTLLSLGREDGAEVRVSFRRYKGSAPFLDIRRWEKVAGKGSGELRPTRQGVTIRAKELPGFARTLAQAVRRFAGG from the coding sequence GTGAGCGGCAAGATCATCCAGATCCCGTTGTTCGTGGAGCGTGGCCGCTCGGCGCCCGCCGATCCCCCGCGGACCCAGAGCCGCTACGACGCGGTGTCGGATCCCGAGGCGGCCGAGATCGGGCACGCGCTGCTCGCCCAGCTCCGGGACGAGCCGCTGACGTTCACCCAGCAGGCGCTGCTCGCGCAGGCGGAGAGCGACGCGCGGGAGGACCGCCGCGCGCCCACCCCGGTGATCGACGAGTCGCACACGCTGCTCAGCCTCGGGCGCGAGGACGGCGCGGAGGTGCGGGTGAGCTTCCGGCGCTACAAGGGCAGCGCCCCGTTCCTGGACATCCGCCGCTGGGAGAAGGTCGCAGGCAAGGGCAGCGGCGAGTTGCGCCCCACCCGCCAGGGCGTGACCATCCGCGCCAAGGAGCTGCCCGGCTTCGCGCGCACCCTGGCCCAGGCGGTGCGGCGCTTCGCGGGCGGCTGA
- a CDS encoding UvrD-helicase domain-containing protein: protein MGSSLAPHTYPRPAILGEIDLDRHAVIEASAGTGKTYTLEHLVVELVLTREVPLEQILVVTFTEKATREMRERVRAKLRDLLEPPDEAAPAAAEDWVIDEVARRRLGDALAVFDRAPISTIHAFCQRVLTESAFDCARLLRQEQVESREVFAEAFRQELRVALAPGARLAPVLERALSQWDVQRLEDSLYRWYVERGAPEPRFDRARAEDALKRLPTRLELGPSGFARRALESGLSRNPKKEIPPRLLALAPTVEALRAGGDFFTALLSFWDWAQQDAPGKRTNLQYVRHYLGKAKAPLTGLADLVETLGRSAGSPLTVLLGEMLPQIAMRLSGRKSERGHFDFDDMLRMLRDALFSDGGEVLADELRRRYRVALVDEFQDTDRVQWDIFRRVFFEAPATGSETDRRLILIGDPKQAIYGFRNADVHTYHAARDTVVEGGGQSVPLTVSFRSSAPLIAQVNAILAEGFFTGVNAYPHPVSCGRPERRALAPDGSDAPPVTLLHLVGRPQLRRAWVERALGAYVAAEIRRLLDGGLRLDDGEETRPLAPSDVHVLCRSKRDAEAVGRALAEASVPHAHFKQEGLFQTEAARHVWELLRAVESPDDPVRRLHAWLTPFFAVPLDRLGDCRDLPPQHPLVSHLSRWRELAESQRWAALFRALVEESGLARRELFAAQSERRLTDYQHILEVLLEETHRGRRSISQLLARLGAFIEERELPPGESGNVHRLESERNAVQILTMHKSKGLEAEVVFLVGGLSEVRADGLAPKVFHDDDGRRVAWIGDPTEPVRARIERERREEAERLLYVALTRARRRLYLLYFGPPPPGVEVAGEASFELEAELPLGEPAGRPQLDLFFDDPQEAIPQATPADEGEYELRRLDGPYRVLNERLRALVESGHAFDRAQIDVTPSRDGGADPRLALDAWAPPPALLGADPDEAGRFDRLRRARGGFDVTSYTRMKRLAGGFRPAETDGGADGAAEESFVAESVDAALPEEETMPGGAAVGVFLHEVLEHLDFAAVEPIESPEAMLLDPDIRALFEARAAANGVELRWMSHAAALVHAALHAPLRLADGGTLPGLCRAGRLAKELPFLHPIPERGHPRLGEGAPRLEAAGLRIDRGFVRGVIDLIVEHEGRYHVLDYKSDRLPSYAEDAVAGHVENNYLVQARLYTLGALKALSIHDAAAYEARFGGLLYLFLRGLEPGTDATWSLRPTWREVCAWEGALLEDAPWGYPLPARRVAAP, encoded by the coding sequence ATGGGCTCGAGCCTCGCCCCGCACACCTACCCACGCCCCGCCATCCTCGGCGAGATCGATCTCGATCGACACGCCGTGATCGAGGCCTCCGCCGGCACGGGCAAGACCTACACGCTCGAGCACCTGGTTGTGGAGCTGGTCCTGACCCGCGAGGTCCCGCTCGAGCAGATCCTCGTGGTCACCTTCACCGAGAAGGCCACCCGGGAGATGCGCGAGCGGGTGCGGGCCAAGCTGCGCGATCTCCTCGAGCCTCCGGACGAGGCGGCGCCCGCCGCGGCGGAGGACTGGGTGATCGACGAGGTGGCACGGCGGCGCCTCGGTGACGCGCTGGCGGTCTTCGACCGCGCGCCGATCTCGACCATCCACGCGTTCTGCCAGCGGGTGCTGACGGAGAGCGCCTTCGACTGCGCGCGCCTCCTCCGGCAGGAGCAGGTCGAGTCGCGAGAGGTCTTCGCCGAGGCGTTCCGCCAGGAGCTCCGCGTGGCCCTCGCCCCCGGCGCGCGCCTCGCGCCCGTGCTCGAGCGGGCGCTCTCACAGTGGGACGTGCAGCGCCTCGAGGACAGCCTCTACCGCTGGTACGTGGAGCGCGGCGCGCCCGAGCCGCGCTTCGACCGGGCACGCGCCGAGGACGCGCTGAAGCGGCTCCCCACCCGCCTCGAGCTCGGCCCGAGCGGCTTCGCGCGGCGCGCCCTGGAGAGCGGCCTGAGCCGCAACCCGAAGAAGGAGATCCCGCCGCGGCTGCTCGCCCTCGCCCCCACGGTGGAGGCGCTGCGCGCGGGCGGTGACTTCTTCACGGCGCTCCTCTCCTTCTGGGACTGGGCGCAGCAGGACGCGCCCGGCAAGCGCACCAATCTCCAGTACGTGCGGCACTACCTGGGCAAGGCGAAGGCGCCGCTGACGGGGCTCGCGGATCTGGTCGAGACGCTCGGCCGCAGCGCGGGCAGCCCGCTGACGGTGCTGCTGGGTGAGATGCTCCCCCAGATCGCGATGCGACTCAGCGGCCGCAAGAGCGAGCGGGGACACTTCGACTTCGACGACATGCTCCGCATGCTGCGCGACGCGCTCTTCAGCGACGGCGGCGAGGTGCTCGCGGACGAGCTGCGCCGGCGCTACCGCGTCGCCCTGGTCGACGAGTTCCAGGACACCGACCGGGTGCAGTGGGACATCTTCCGCCGCGTGTTCTTCGAGGCGCCGGCCACCGGGAGCGAGACGGACCGACGGCTGATCCTCATCGGCGATCCGAAGCAGGCCATCTACGGCTTCCGCAACGCCGACGTGCACACCTACCACGCCGCCCGCGACACGGTGGTCGAGGGCGGCGGGCAGAGCGTGCCCCTCACGGTCAGCTTCCGCTCGAGCGCGCCGCTCATCGCGCAGGTCAACGCCATCCTCGCGGAGGGCTTCTTCACCGGGGTCAACGCCTACCCGCACCCCGTCAGCTGCGGGCGGCCCGAGCGCCGGGCCCTCGCCCCCGACGGGAGCGACGCGCCGCCGGTCACGCTGCTGCACCTGGTGGGTCGGCCACAGCTTCGGCGCGCGTGGGTGGAGCGCGCGCTCGGGGCCTACGTCGCGGCCGAGATCCGTCGCCTGCTCGACGGAGGCCTGCGCCTGGACGACGGCGAGGAGACGCGCCCGCTCGCGCCATCGGACGTGCACGTGCTCTGCCGCAGCAAGCGCGACGCGGAGGCGGTGGGCCGCGCGCTCGCCGAGGCCTCGGTGCCGCACGCGCACTTCAAGCAGGAGGGGCTCTTCCAGACCGAAGCCGCCAGGCACGTGTGGGAGCTGCTCCGCGCCGTCGAGAGCCCCGACGATCCGGTGCGACGATTGCACGCTTGGCTGACGCCGTTCTTCGCCGTGCCGCTCGATCGGCTGGGCGACTGCCGCGACCTGCCGCCCCAGCACCCGCTCGTGAGCCACCTGTCCAGGTGGCGGGAGCTCGCCGAGTCGCAGCGCTGGGCGGCGCTCTTTCGCGCCCTGGTCGAGGAGTCCGGGCTCGCTCGCCGCGAGCTGTTCGCCGCGCAGAGCGAGCGCCGGCTCACCGACTACCAGCACATCCTGGAGGTCCTGCTCGAGGAGACCCACCGCGGGCGCCGCTCGATCTCGCAGCTCCTGGCGCGGCTCGGCGCGTTCATCGAGGAGCGGGAGCTGCCGCCCGGCGAGAGCGGCAACGTGCACCGGCTCGAGAGCGAGCGGAACGCGGTGCAGATCCTGACGATGCACAAGTCGAAGGGGCTCGAGGCGGAGGTGGTCTTCCTCGTCGGCGGGCTGAGCGAGGTCCGCGCGGACGGCCTCGCGCCGAAGGTCTTCCACGACGACGACGGCCGCCGCGTCGCCTGGATCGGCGACCCCACGGAGCCCGTCCGGGCGCGCATCGAGCGCGAGCGCCGGGAGGAGGCAGAGCGGCTCCTCTACGTGGCGCTGACGCGCGCGCGTCGTCGACTCTACTTGCTTTACTTCGGGCCGCCGCCGCCCGGGGTCGAGGTGGCCGGCGAGGCGAGCTTCGAGCTCGAGGCGGAGCTCCCCCTCGGCGAGCCCGCGGGCCGCCCGCAGCTCGATCTCTTCTTCGACGATCCGCAGGAGGCGATCCCGCAGGCGACGCCCGCTGACGAGGGGGAGTACGAGCTGCGCCGACTCGACGGGCCCTACCGGGTGCTGAACGAACGGCTCCGCGCGCTCGTCGAGTCGGGGCACGCGTTCGATCGCGCGCAGATCGACGTGACGCCGTCCCGCGACGGCGGGGCCGACCCGCGCCTCGCGCTCGACGCGTGGGCGCCGCCCCCCGCGCTGCTCGGCGCCGATCCGGACGAGGCCGGGCGCTTCGACCGTCTGCGGCGGGCCCGCGGCGGCTTCGACGTCACGTCCTACACTCGCATGAAGCGCCTCGCGGGCGGCTTCCGTCCCGCCGAGACCGACGGAGGCGCCGACGGCGCGGCGGAGGAGTCGTTCGTGGCCGAGAGCGTCGACGCGGCGCTGCCAGAAGAGGAGACCATGCCGGGCGGCGCGGCGGTGGGCGTCTTCCTGCACGAGGTGCTCGAGCACCTCGACTTCGCGGCGGTGGAGCCGATCGAGTCGCCCGAGGCGATGCTCCTCGACCCCGACATCCGCGCGCTCTTCGAGGCGCGAGCCGCGGCCAACGGGGTGGAGCTTCGCTGGATGTCGCACGCCGCGGCGCTGGTGCACGCGGCCCTCCACGCTCCGCTCCGGCTCGCGGACGGAGGCACGCTCCCGGGGCTCTGCCGGGCGGGCCGGCTCGCGAAGGAGCTGCCCTTCCTGCACCCGATCCCCGAGCGCGGACACCCTCGGCTGGGGGAGGGCGCGCCGCGGCTCGAGGCGGCCGGCCTCCGCATCGACCGCGGCTTCGTGCGCGGCGTCATCGATCTGATCGTCGAGCACGAGGGGCGCTACCACGTGCTCGACTACAAGAGCGACCGGCTCCCGAGCTACGCGGAGGACGCGGTCGCGGGGCACGTCGAGAACAACTACCTGGTTCAGGCGCGCCTCTACACGCTCGGCGCCCTCAAGGCGCTCTCGATCCACGACGCGGCCGCGTACGAGGCGCGCTTCGGCGGGCTCCTCTATCTGTTCCTGCGCGGCCTCGAGCCGGGGACCGACGCGACGTGGTCGCTGCGCCCGACGTGGCGCGAGGTCTGTGCGTGGGAAGGCGCGCTGCTCGAGGACGCTCCCTGGGGATACCCGCTGCCCGCGCGACGGGTCGCCGCCCCGTAG
- a CDS encoding DUF2169 domain-containing protein, with amino-acid sequence MELIEDTAMKTAWRVWQARPPAPSLTVVVKATFALVEEGVCPLAEEQALPTGDAHHDDDPERSLRYASDLEVLKPRGECLVVGSFHAPGGRAVPHSKAAFQVGAVRKQIAVFGDRAWGATGPGVPSPVEKVPLTWERAVGGPGVVENPVGAGLAPVETEAGKVTPMPNLEDPSRLWMSRGDCPAPINLGPVPRTWRSRLRLAGTYDDAWQRTRYPWFPEDIDWGYFNAAPADQQIEGYWRGDEEIALRHLHPEHANLRCRLPGVRPRAFLKRAGSGALEAVGLRLDTLVVDADEGLVYAVWRGVTEVKREDLSDIEHLYVAEEHVSEEPAGARKDDQAHQAAYEAKLQARAAEALAEEPEAPPTSSVIRTEAMLAAMVDPAAPGAKWAHLDQAMTMQGDDSALKEAMREAMEQRRLAARGIRSVFDDALKLEVRGAERELSPEEQLELEMQTVLGAMLDDAEDPGRERVRAAMKQGESLAGVDLSGADLSGLDLVELDLSGAVLTRANLSGARLERCRLSHAVLTEAELSMASFDGCELVEADLTSVRSQRARFHQCDLTDAVVDASFLRESRFGGCTLARASFAGCDLAETHWTTCTLDEADLSGATLEQAVFRDCTLIDAWMEGGVKAKRLRLDGCDASLLRASEGGDFEEASFKRAKLDGARFGQANLRRASFNLASLSRADFSQATLLEAALVGCDLRVARFDDASLVRATLMRSNLMQARFEGADLSETDLRGASLFQAELFQARLGGARLDLSDTTGTRAE; translated from the coding sequence ATGGAGCTGATCGAGGACACGGCCATGAAGACGGCGTGGCGCGTGTGGCAGGCGAGACCGCCCGCGCCGTCGCTGACCGTCGTCGTCAAGGCCACGTTCGCGCTCGTCGAAGAAGGCGTGTGTCCGCTCGCCGAGGAGCAGGCCCTGCCGACGGGCGACGCGCACCACGACGACGACCCGGAGCGCAGCCTCCGCTACGCCTCCGACCTCGAGGTGCTCAAGCCCCGAGGGGAGTGCCTGGTCGTCGGCAGCTTTCACGCCCCCGGGGGACGCGCGGTGCCGCACTCCAAGGCTGCGTTCCAGGTCGGCGCGGTCCGCAAGCAGATCGCCGTCTTCGGGGATCGCGCCTGGGGCGCGACAGGCCCGGGCGTGCCCAGCCCGGTCGAGAAGGTGCCGCTGACGTGGGAGCGCGCGGTGGGAGGGCCCGGGGTGGTCGAGAACCCGGTCGGCGCAGGTCTCGCGCCGGTCGAGACGGAGGCGGGGAAGGTCACGCCGATGCCCAACCTCGAAGATCCCTCGCGGCTGTGGATGTCTCGCGGCGACTGCCCCGCGCCGATCAACCTGGGCCCCGTGCCGCGCACGTGGCGCAGCCGCCTGCGCCTCGCCGGCACGTATGACGACGCGTGGCAGCGCACGCGCTACCCGTGGTTCCCCGAGGACATCGACTGGGGCTACTTCAACGCCGCGCCCGCGGATCAGCAGATCGAGGGGTACTGGCGCGGGGACGAGGAGATCGCCCTGCGTCACCTCCACCCCGAGCACGCCAACTTGCGCTGTCGTCTCCCCGGAGTCCGCCCGCGAGCGTTCCTGAAGCGCGCGGGCAGCGGCGCGCTCGAGGCCGTCGGCCTGCGGCTCGACACGCTGGTCGTCGACGCCGACGAGGGCCTCGTCTACGCGGTGTGGCGCGGGGTGACGGAGGTGAAGCGCGAGGACCTCTCGGACATCGAGCACCTCTATGTAGCCGAGGAGCACGTGTCCGAGGAGCCGGCCGGCGCGCGCAAGGACGACCAGGCGCACCAGGCCGCCTACGAGGCGAAGCTGCAAGCCAGGGCGGCGGAGGCGCTCGCCGAGGAGCCCGAGGCCCCGCCCACCTCCAGCGTGATCCGGACGGAGGCCATGCTCGCCGCGATGGTCGACCCCGCCGCGCCCGGCGCGAAGTGGGCGCACCTCGACCAGGCGATGACGATGCAAGGCGACGACTCGGCCCTGAAGGAGGCGATGCGCGAAGCCATGGAGCAGAGGCGGCTCGCCGCCCGCGGCATCCGCTCCGTCTTCGACGACGCCCTGAAGCTCGAGGTGCGCGGCGCCGAGCGGGAGCTGTCTCCCGAGGAGCAGCTGGAGCTCGAGATGCAGACGGTGCTCGGCGCGATGCTCGACGACGCCGAGGACCCTGGCCGCGAGCGCGTGCGCGCGGCGATGAAGCAGGGGGAGAGCCTCGCCGGCGTCGATCTCTCCGGCGCCGACCTGAGCGGCCTCGATCTGGTCGAGCTCGACCTGAGCGGCGCGGTCCTCACGCGCGCGAACCTCAGCGGCGCGCGCCTCGAGCGCTGCCGACTGTCCCACGCCGTCCTCACCGAGGCGGAGCTGTCGATGGCGAGCTTCGACGGCTGCGAGCTGGTCGAGGCGGATCTGACGAGCGTCCGCTCGCAGCGCGCCCGCTTTCATCAGTGCGATCTCACCGACGCCGTGGTGGACGCGTCCTTCCTGCGAGAGTCGCGCTTCGGCGGCTGCACCCTGGCGCGCGCGAGCTTCGCGGGCTGTGATCTCGCCGAGACGCACTGGACGACGTGCACGCTGGACGAGGCGGACCTCAGCGGCGCCACGCTCGAGCAGGCCGTGTTTCGCGACTGCACGCTGATCGACGCCTGGATGGAGGGCGGGGTGAAGGCGAAGCGCCTGCGCCTCGACGGCTGCGACGCGTCGCTGCTGCGCGCCTCCGAGGGGGGCGACTTCGAGGAGGCGAGCTTCAAGCGCGCGAAGCTGGACGGCGCGCGCTTCGGGCAGGCCAACCTCCGGCGCGCCAGCTTCAACCTCGCCTCGCTCTCTCGCGCGGACTTCAGCCAGGCGACCCTCCTGGAGGCCGCGCTCGTGGGCTGCGATCTCCGCGTGGCGCGCTTCGACGACGCGTCGCTCGTGCGGGCCACGCTCATGCGGTCGAACCTGATGCAGGCCCGCTTCGAGGGGGCGGATCTCTCCGAGACCGACCTGCGGGGCGCCAGCCTCTTTCAGGCGGAGCTCTTCCAGGCCCGGCTCGGGGGCGCGCGCCTGGATCTCTCGGACACGACGGGGACGCGCGCAGAATGA
- a CDS encoding pentapeptide repeat-containing protein has translation MTIVIESAEALQAALGPRKTLRAARVVGVALRGVDLSGARFERVELDGVRFRGCDLSDASFVDVGFRGGALSSCRLRGARFSRGCLLGAAGSELDLTGSSFSGAVLEQLDLRHVQLGGANLEGARLRGVNLEGASLPALSLQDADLRDARLARAELAGSDLRRALLDGADLSGAKLDATLLGAASLRGARLADTSLGGATCDGVDFTGCDLRALTAAPLALEEAILDDANLSSLSLAGARLVGARLARATMVHTSLRDATLDGADLEGARLDDADLTRASLPDARLVGASLCRARASRARFAEADLSDADLSGADLVEAELTRACLDRATLRDAKLDGASLVEATWNDTVMTGVALREVDLSRGSFVGADLGETDLTGATLDGCDLSGARIERAKLDGASFQRARLDGALLDGARALGARFDEASLVRATFDGADLTDAVFTGADLSRTFLSSATLRGVTFTRAALAGAVLEGAELMRCDLREADFTGATLSRARLSGADLSLACLREALLGGASMLEAVARDADFTGARLRGADARGADLRGAHFVGADLGEARLSLASLSRALLERADLRGADLGQATLRFTVLDHARLERAQLVGANLHGASMHATGTEGANLSGADLTDVSGTDPARARAELFSLPGH, from the coding sequence ATGACGATCGTGATCGAGTCGGCCGAAGCCCTGCAAGCGGCGCTCGGCCCCCGCAAGACCCTGCGCGCGGCCCGCGTGGTCGGCGTGGCGCTGCGCGGCGTGGATCTGAGCGGTGCGCGCTTCGAGCGGGTGGAGCTGGACGGGGTCCGCTTCCGCGGCTGCGATCTGTCGGACGCGAGCTTCGTCGACGTCGGCTTCCGCGGCGGCGCGCTCTCGAGCTGCCGGCTGCGTGGCGCGCGCTTCTCCCGCGGGTGCCTGCTCGGCGCGGCGGGGTCCGAGCTCGATCTGACGGGCTCGAGCTTCTCGGGCGCGGTCCTCGAGCAGCTCGATCTCCGGCACGTGCAGCTCGGAGGCGCCAACCTCGAGGGCGCGCGGCTCCGCGGGGTGAACCTCGAGGGCGCCAGTCTCCCCGCGCTCTCACTCCAGGACGCCGACCTCCGGGACGCGCGCCTCGCCCGCGCGGAGCTGGCCGGGTCGGACCTGCGCCGCGCGCTCCTCGACGGAGCCGATCTCTCGGGCGCCAAGCTCGACGCCACCCTCCTCGGCGCCGCGAGCCTGCGCGGCGCGCGCCTCGCCGACACCTCGCTCGGGGGCGCCACCTGCGACGGCGTCGATTTCACCGGGTGCGATCTCCGCGCCCTCACGGCGGCGCCGCTCGCGCTCGAGGAGGCCATCCTCGATGACGCCAACCTGTCGAGCCTGTCGCTCGCGGGCGCGCGGCTCGTCGGAGCGCGGCTTGCGCGCGCGACAATGGTGCACACGAGCTTGCGTGACGCCACCCTCGACGGCGCCGATCTCGAGGGCGCGCGGCTGGACGACGCGGATCTGACGCGGGCCTCACTCCCGGACGCCCGCCTGGTCGGCGCCAGCCTGTGCCGGGCGCGCGCTTCGCGGGCGCGCTTCGCGGAGGCGGACCTCTCGGACGCAGACCTCTCCGGCGCCGATCTCGTCGAAGCGGAGCTCACGCGGGCCTGCCTCGACCGCGCGACGCTGCGCGACGCGAAGCTCGACGGCGCGTCGCTGGTGGAGGCCACCTGGAACGACACGGTGATGACCGGCGTCGCGCTCCGAGAGGTCGATCTCTCGCGGGGCTCGTTTGTCGGCGCCGATCTCGGGGAGACGGATCTGACCGGTGCGACCCTCGACGGCTGCGATCTGTCCGGGGCCCGGATCGAGCGGGCGAAGCTCGACGGGGCCTCGTTCCAGCGCGCCCGTCTCGACGGGGCGCTCCTCGACGGCGCGAGGGCGTTGGGCGCGCGTTTCGACGAGGCCTCGCTCGTGCGAGCCACCTTCGACGGCGCCGACCTGACCGACGCGGTCTTCACGGGCGCCGACCTCAGCCGCACGTTCCTCTCATCCGCCACGCTCCGCGGCGTCACCTTCACGCGCGCCGCCCTCGCCGGCGCGGTGCTCGAGGGCGCGGAGCTCATGCGCTGCGATCTGAGAGAGGCGGACTTCACGGGCGCGACCCTGAGCCGCGCGCGCCTCAGCGGGGCCGACCTCTCCCTCGCGTGCCTCCGCGAGGCCCTCCTCGGCGGCGCGTCGATGCTGGAGGCGGTCGCGCGGGACGCGGACTTCACCGGCGCGAGGCTGCGCGGCGCCGACGCCCGCGGCGCGGATCTGCGCGGCGCCCACTTCGTCGGCGCGGACCTCGGCGAGGCGCGCCTCTCGCTCGCGAGCCTCAGCCGCGCGCTCCTGGAGCGGGCCGACCTGCGGGGCGCCGATCTCGGCCAGGCCACCCTGCGCTTCACCGTGCTCGATCACGCCAGGCTCGAGCGCGCGCAGCTCGTCGGCGCCAACCTGCACGGCGCCTCCATGCACGCGACCGGGACCGAGGGGGCGAACCTCTCGGGCGCCGACCTGACCGACGTCTCCGGCACCGACCCCGCCCGCGCTCGCGCGGAGCTCTTCTCGCTACCTGGCCACTGA
- a CDS encoding DUF3540 domain-containing protein — translation MTAFPLELPLSAVDTARVSAVRGASVDLESARQGHLTARVAVAGYRARVDDLVLVLSGEGGARFVVGVLRGLREASDALVAEDGSRASLDEDGALRVQDGSGRLLFEHREGRSVVHAPSGDLDFEAEGRVRLVGREGVEVRSDGPIDLGAGASALRLDDDRAGLKAPLLTTESERVEVKTKEARLVIGTLRTAVHRLREQVEHVERRAGRVVEHAREVYREVEGLDQTRAGRLRLVAEKALYAIGGQTLIKAREDVKIKGEKVYLG, via the coding sequence ATGACCGCGTTCCCGCTCGAGCTCCCCCTCTCCGCCGTCGACACGGCGCGCGTCTCCGCCGTGCGCGGGGCCAGCGTCGACCTCGAGAGCGCGCGCCAGGGGCACCTCACCGCGCGCGTGGCCGTCGCCGGCTATCGCGCGCGCGTCGACGATCTCGTCCTGGTCCTCTCCGGCGAAGGCGGCGCGCGCTTCGTCGTCGGTGTGCTCCGCGGGCTCCGCGAGGCCTCGGACGCCCTGGTGGCCGAGGACGGCAGCCGCGCCTCCCTCGACGAAGACGGCGCGCTGCGCGTGCAGGACGGATCGGGGCGGCTCCTCTTCGAGCACCGCGAGGGTCGCTCGGTGGTGCACGCGCCGTCGGGCGACCTGGACTTCGAGGCCGAGGGCCGGGTGCGGCTCGTCGGACGCGAAGGGGTGGAGGTGCGCAGCGACGGACCGATCGATCTCGGCGCGGGCGCGAGCGCGCTCCGCCTCGATGACGATCGGGCGGGGCTGAAGGCGCCGCTGCTGACGACGGAGAGCGAGCGGGTCGAGGTGAAGACGAAGGAGGCGCGCCTCGTCATCGGCACGCTGCGCACGGCCGTGCATCGGCTCCGCGAGCAGGTGGAGCACGTCGAGCGGCGCGCGGGCCGCGTCGTCGAGCACGCGCGCGAGGTCTACCGCGAGGTCGAGGGCCTCGATCAGACCCGCGCCGGGCGCCTGCGGCTGGTGGCCGAGAAGGCGCTCTACGCCATCGGCGGTCAGACCCTGATCAAGGCGCGCGAGGACGTGAAGATCAAGGGCGAGAAGGTCTACCTTGGCTGA
- a CDS encoding DUF4150 domain-containing protein encodes MFPASTKGGGQAFAFPDVCKVPAPPAPPIPVPFPNIAMLTQANGGTCSKKVKILNQPVVTKATEIPRTMGDEAGTLKGVSSGTNMDKATFKVGVSKVKVEGNDIVNMLKTTAHNGASANAPAGNVIAPSQSKVIVNG; translated from the coding sequence ATGTTCCCGGCTTCGACCAAGGGGGGCGGACAGGCCTTCGCGTTCCCCGACGTGTGCAAGGTGCCCGCGCCCCCCGCGCCGCCCATCCCCGTGCCCTTCCCCAACATCGCCATGCTCACGCAGGCGAACGGCGGGACGTGCAGCAAGAAGGTCAAGATCCTCAACCAGCCCGTGGTGACCAAGGCCACCGAGATCCCGCGGACGATGGGCGACGAGGCCGGCACCCTGAAGGGCGTCTCCAGCGGCACGAACATGGACAAGGCCACGTTCAAGGTCGGCGTCTCGAAGGTGAAGGTCGAGGGCAACGACATCGTGAACATGCTCAAGACCACCGCGCACAACGGCGCGAGCGCGAACGCGCCGGCCGGGAACGTGATCGCCCCGTCTCAGTCGAAGGTGATCGTCAACGGCTGA